The nucleotide window atctcgcattgtgtgagggcgtgaggagattacggtggtcctagtggcttcttggggagcattgtgcctccacaccgctccaacggagacgtacttcctctcaaagggaaggaacttcggcaacacatcctcgtctccaccgtctccactcttggttatctcgtgcctttacttgtggaagcttatttgtttcatatatcttgcttgcttgtgttcctatccgtgttgcatcatataggttgctcacctagttgcatatctagacaacctactttgatgcaaagtttaaattgctaaagaaaagctaaaaattgttagttgcctattcacccccccccctctagtcaaccatatcgatcctttcaaagGGTAGCGATGCACGTATTGaattgttgctactaaggataaaacgacggggtttattcatattgattgggtttactttgtctacatcatgtcatcttgcttaaagcgttactctgtttgtcatgaacttaataccatagatgcatgctggatagcggtcgattggtggattaatagtagtaagtgcaggcaggagtcggtctacttattacagacatgatgcctatatgtGTGATCATCGCCATGAATAGCGTCataactatgcatttttctatcaactgcccaacagtaatttgtttacccaatATATGCTATCtgttcaagagagaagcctctagtgaaaactatggcccccaggtctactTTTACATATTataaaaaccaaaaataccttgctgcaatttatttacttttattttgttttgtaaTTTATTTATCTTTCTATCACTATCAGAATTAATCCTTGCAAGTAACGagttcaaggggattgacaaccctcttgcctTGCTTTGCAATTTTTTTGcttttgtgtgtgtaggtactgAAGACGGGAATTTGCGTGGTTCTGctattggttcgataaccttggttctcaccgagggaaatacttatctctattgtactgtgatacgtctccaatgtatcaataatttttttattgttccatgctattatattatcagtCTTGGATATTTTATATCGCTTTTTGTGCTATTTTATAtctttttggggactaacctattaacccagtgcctagtgccagttgctgttttctccttgtttttggtttttcagaaaatcagtaccaaacggagtccaaacgctaCGAAACTTTGTGACAATTTTTTTCTAGATAAgagagaccctagaagcttcgggGGGAGAACATAAGGCAAAACGAGGAGACGACAAGGCAACAGGGCACACCCTGGGGGGTGGAGGGGGCGCCATGTTGCTTTGTGTGCCCCTCATGGCTCCGTTTGACCTAATTTTTCttctataaattctcaaatattggGTAACTACCTGAGAGCTACCCGAAACACTTTTTTCGTCGCGGCAAATTTCTGTTCTTCCGCGATCCTATCCGGAGAACTTTTCTggtactctgccggagggggaatcgatcatggagggcttctacatcatccttgcaGTCATTCGATTGTGCatgagtagttcaccacagacctacgggtccataactagtagcaagatgacttcttctctctctttgatctttaATACAATGTTCTTTTCGATGTTTTTGTAGTTCTAtccaatgtaatcttctttcgcggtgtatttgttgggatccgatgaattgtgggtctaTGATATGAATATTTATGATAAGTAATGGAGTCTTTttgaactttattatgcatgatttttatagttttgtatttctctccaatctatctgtttggtttggccaactagattgatttatcttcagtgggagaggtgctttgtaatgggtttaatcttgcggtgctttatatcctagtgacagtaggggacaAGACACGTATTTGTGTTGTTGCTATTAAGGGTAAAACGACGGGGTATATTCATATTGATTGGGTTTACTTTGTATACATCATGTTatattgcttaaggcgttactctgtttttcatgaacttaataccatagatgcatgctggatagcagtcgattgGTGGAATAATAGTAGTTATTGCAAGCacgagtcggtctacttgtctcagacgtgatgcatatatacataaTTATTTTCTTGAATAccgtcataactatgcgctttctatcaattgcccaatggcaatttgtttacccaccgtatgctatgtgctcgagagagaagcctctagtgaaaactatggccccgtATCTACTTTATCATATATAAAATctaaaaataccttgttgcaatttaatttcctttattttattttgcaatttaCTTTTCTATCTATCACTATTAGAATTAATCCTTGCAAGTAACGCgttcaaggggattgacaaccctcttacCCGCgctgggtgcaagtatttgcttttgtgtgtgtGGGTGTTGTTCACGAGGCTTTGTGtgattctcctactggattgataccttggttctcactgagagaaatacttatctctactgtgaTGCATCTCCTATCCTCTTCACGGAAAATTACAATGTAGCTCACAAGTAGCATACTGCATCtacctcctcttcggggaaaatccCAACACAATTTACAAGTACCACGCCCTACTCTGGCGCGGTCATCCACAACTGTGAATGGAAGCTCCTCAACCATTGATGGTACACCATCCAAGAGGTCGTGTCCAAGTATTGCGGGCACTTGAAGCATCTCATCGCACGGTGGCCTAGCGGTGCAAAAATCACAGAGCAAGTAAGTTGATGACTAGCCAGATATACTTTAATCTTCTTGATCACTAGCTGGATATGCTTTAATTTTCTTGATCACTAGCCGGACATGTATTGTTTTGTTGCTCGCTAGACAGATATGCATTGTTGACATTGTTTCACTTTGTAGCCTACTCGTGCTTGTGTGGTATACAAGAAGTTGGAGAAGAAGTCCTTCACTGTCATGCATTGTTGGTTGAAGTTGAACGGGCAACCGAAGTGGAACCTTTTCATTGTCAAGACCGCCGCCCAAGCCAACGAGGAAGAACCAGTGACCCTACCGACCCAACCAAGAACCGCCGAAGTAGGTTAGAACAAATTTACGGGGGAAGAggtgggaggaggagagggcgaAGCGAGAAGGTGCAGTGGCCAAGCTGACCGAGAGGTTTGAGGACATCTtggcgaagaaggaggaggcaTGCGTGAGGTGCTCGAACATCAAGGAGACGAACAAGGCGGAGAGGCTCAAACTGTTGATGGAGGCGATAGACAAGAATCTCAAGCTCGAAGAGAGGAGGACCATGATCGAAGAGAGGATGAACGCGCTCGAGGAAAAGAGGGTGAAGATCGCCGCCAATGCGGAGGATGCCAAGATGTTGACCTTGAATGTCGACTCTTTGGATGTCGACGCAAGAATGATCGTGCTATCCATCCGCTACCATATGTTACATCGGCAGAAAGATGAGTTGGCGACGACGGACTATGAGGACGCGGTGGAGATGGACGCGGATGCGGAGGCTGCCTACGTGCCAGCGGCGACACCTCCTTGATCGGGGAGCAGCTGGCTGGGATTGTCGGTCCGGCAGGGATGAAATGCACGGACTGCCGGACTGATGTTCTTTTGGATTGAGgcatgtaaaaactaagcatatttGCCTCTTTTTGGTTGTGACCGGACATGCAATCCGACGCTGGTGTGATTCGGCGCGCCGTGTGGATCAAAGTACATTTGAATTTGAATCTACTGGCGGATATATACAGGATATGGTTGGATGGTGGCCTCCTGCATTTTTATCCGCGGCCTGCTAATGCATTCTTCAAGATTGCCTTTGACCACGGGTTTACACGAAGCATACCGTCAAATTCGCCCCGTTGGAGTCGCTCTTATAAGAATATAATTTCCATATCGTACCTTCTATGTATTTGTAATCTTACCAATGATCAAAGGTAACCTTGAATAATAATTAGAGCAATTCCAATGGAGCGATCTATTTCTTCCGCCCATGTTTGTTTGGGTCTGCATGAACAAAAAAGACGGCCCAACGCTGAGACTCATCTTATTTTGCGTCCGCTTTATATTCGTGCGAACCTATTTCCGTCCTAAATTTAAGTCACATTTGGATCCAAGGCAGACACAAAGCAGACGCTTTCTGTCTCCTCCTCATCCGCCTACGTCCGCTGCACGCCTCTTCTGGCCCACCTTCCATCCACCcaccttttattttattttttctctcttcGCTGTACAGCTCGCCTCTACCACCCTCGTAGCAGTCGCGCCATCACCAATCCCTTGCTCCGGCGagactccacaggcgtcgccaccACTCAAGCTCGTGGCTGCGCTGGCTAGGCCGCAGACGCCGCCGCCCAAGGAGCTGGAGCTGCTACTATGCCGCCCGCACTCGCATCGTTCGCCTAGGCCGCAGACGCAGACGCGAAGACGTACTAGACGGCGGCCGCGTCGCACATGCTAGCTAGCTGGTTGTGGCTGCTGCACGTCCCGCATGCTAGCTAGCTAGTTGTGGCACCGCGCGAGCTACCATGGCCTCACGGTGCCCAGCCGCCTCGTAGCGCTCGCGTGCCCGGCCCGACCTCGTCCCCTGCACCGCTGCTGGTCACCACCCCCACCATCGCCGCGCCCACCCCGCCGCTCCTGGTCGCGTGCCCGGCAGCGCTTGCGCTAGGCCAGGCCCCGCCACGCCCGGCAACACCAGGCCTCGTCGCGCCCGACCCCGACCGCGCCCGGCCACACCCAACAGTGCCCGGCCTGGCCTCGCCCCGCCGCGCCCTCGCGCTCGTCGCGCCATGCTCGTGGCGCTCGCCGTGTCGCCCTCGCCGTGGGGTTCGAGCTCGCCCGTCGGCCTCCCTGCGCGGCGCGAGCTCTCCTGCCCTGCCTGCTACGTGTTTGAAGAAATGTCAGGACAGACATGTCGAAAATGGGTCTGGTCACCGCTGGGCGCACTCGCAGACCCAAATGAAAAAGCGAATACGAACGCGTGGATGGACGATCTAAATAGACAAAATACGGACAAAATCGGTGTCCGTTTAGGTCGCCCCGTTGAAGTTGTTCTTAGACCCTATGTATTTGGATGGAGTGAGTGTAACTTTCGGATGTGCCATATTTCTCCCTTCCTTTccctgaagacaaagaagaaaaagaaaaccatTTGGTGTGGTGCGGTGGTTGGTGAAGCCAGAAAGCCAATTGGTGTTGTGGTTGGTAAAGGCGAAAAGCCCATATAACCCTTTTCCCATCCTCCCTCCAAAGCATTCCTCATCGCTCAGTCGCTCCCTCGCACCAAAACACAACTACCACCAGCGGCAGCAGTTCGACTCCGGAGAGGCAGAGATGGGCTCCACCGCAGCCGACATGGCCGCCTCCGCCGACGAGGAGGCGTGCATGTACGCTCTCCAGCTCGTCTCGTCGTCGATCCTCCCGATGACGCTCAAGAACGCCATCGAGCTGGGCCTCCTGGAGACCCTGGTGGCCGCCGGCGGCAAGCTGCTGACCCCCGCCGAGGTGGCCGCCAAGCTCCCGTCCACGGCGAACCCCGCCGCGGCGGACATGGTGGACCGCATGCTCCGGCTGCTGGCCTCGTACAACGTGGTGTCGTGCACGATGGAGGAGGGCAAGGATGGGCGCCTGTCCCGGCGGTACGGCGCCGCGCCCGTGTGCAAGTTCCTCACCCCCAACGAGGACGGCGTCTCCATGGCGGCGCTCGCGCTCATGAACCAGGACAAGGTCCTCATGGAGAGCTGGTGAGCTAGATCGATCACTCCAGCATCCCCTGTTTCTTCCATGCTTTGCCCATTTGCTGCGGCCGGCTATCATGCGGGGGTGCCCACCCCGGCAGCCGGCAGCATAACTCTCTCTTTAACATCTCTCTCAATAAACAAATTGAGCTCCAGCAGCAGGTAGTGTAATAAATAGTACTTTCTCCGTTTTTATTTAAttcgcatattagctttggtcaaagtcaacTTTTATAAATTTTGATTAagtttataaacaaaaatattaacatatacaataaaaAATTAATACCactagattcattattgaatgtattTTCACATTATATAAAtttattatgataaatgtttatattttttttataaacttgatcaaattttgcaaagtttgacttcggtcaaacctaatatgcagactaaataaaaacaaaagaagtactagtagtagtactaaagTTAGCACGAGCTAGAGAACCCCGAAGAAGAGTTCATCTAGAAACCGAGAGATTACGTATCAAATACGGCAATCAGCTTCAGAAGCAGCCAAGCAGAACCGAACCGCATCGTGGCGACTTTTCTTGCCTGAGATTCCTTGTAGAGTAGTAATAGTCAACCACCAAAGGACGAATTTTAGGTTCACAGCTCATTAACTAGAGGACTTTTCATGTTAGAAACAAAAGTAGAGGACTTTTAAGCCGGTGATATAGCAACTCTTTTGTCTCTGTTTCGAAAGATGTGGAAATGAGTTGTTGGAATAAAATGTGTGTGTGAATACTATTCTCAGGTACTACCTGAAGGACGCGGTCCTTGACGGCGGCATCCCGTTCAACAAGGCGTACGGGATGTCGGCGTTCGAGTACCACGGCACGGACCCGCGCTTCAACCGCGTCTTCAACGAGGGGATGAAGAACCACTCCATCATCATCACCAAGAAGCTGCTCGAAGTCTACAAGGGCTTCGAGGGCCTCGGCACCATCGTCGACGTGGGCGGCGGCGTGGGCGCCACCGTGGGCGCCATCGTCGCCGCGTACCCGGCCATCAAGGGCATCAACTTCGACCTCCCCCACGTCATCTCCGAGGCGCCGCCGTTCCCGGGCGTCACCCACGTCGGCGGCGACATGTTCCAGAAGGTGCCCTCGGGGGACGCCATCCTCATGAAGTGGATCCTCCACGACTGGAGCGACGAGCACTGCGCGACGCTGCTCAAGAACTGCTACGACGCGCTGCCGGCgcacggcaaggtggtgctcgtGGAGTGCATCCTGCCGGTGAACCCGGAGGCCACGCCCAAGGCGCAGGGGGTGTTCCACGTCGACATGATCATGCTCGCGCACAACCCCGGCGGCAGGGAGAGGTACGAGAGGGAGTTCGAGGCCCTGGCCAAGGGCGCCGGCTTCGCCGCCATCAAGACCACCTACATCTACGCCAACGCATTCGCCATCGAGTTCACCAAGTAGATCCATGCATGCCAACCGTCCACCGCTCGCTTTGAGATCGTCGTCTTCTTGCTCGCCGGCGCTGCTGCATCAACCTGCTGCATATGTACTTCGGCTTGGTGTTTGTTCTGTTTTCCTAATTTTGTTGTCATGCTAGCTCTGAATCTTTCTGAATTCTACTGGTTGTGTCGTCGATCTATTCGAAATGTACTCCTGTTTTAATAGTGCTGCTCTTAAAGGTTGCATGCGATGCAATAACATGATTTCGCTGCTTTGTTTTGTGATTATACGATTGAAGTGAAGTGTTATTGATCTTCGTCTGAAAACAAGTGTCCGTGCATGACTCGCGAATGTTTTATTGTTCAGATAGATCCTCTGAATCTGATGTTATATTAACACTCGACACTGGTAAGTGGAGGCACCCAGCTTTGAAGACGCAATCATTGCAGAGAAGGAAATGAAATAACTTCAATCCAACGGCATGAAACGGCCGAGTTACGGTTCTGGATTTCGTTGTCAGCAACACATGATTTTCCAAAAGATAATTATGATCGAGGAGGAAGTGGATCATGGCACCATTGCGTAGAACTTACGTCTAGCCAGCGTTGGTGCTATCGTTACCCGTCAAGTCAGGTATCGTTCAGGTAGGGTCAGCCCAACGAAACATATGACGCATAAAGCCAATACACCCAACAactcgccgcagaataacagaaCTAGAACGGCTCCCTCTAGAAGAATAGGGAAATTATTTTCAGCAACGCAACGGCTTTTATTTTTTCACTTTAGGGTCAGTTGATTTTCGGGTGTTGATTCTGGCTCTGGGATTCGTGCGGTTTTTTTCTGTGCTGTTCTGTGATCTGGTTTGGGCTGATGTTTTGACTGACCTGGGCTGAAGCCCATTACCTGTGTAATTTCTGGGCTGTCGATTCACTActgggctgaagccgatgacctGTACCGCCCAGCACATCCCTTTTCCCTTtgttttcctttttgtttttccTGTTGTTATGTGTTTCttattttgttttttgttttttgtgtttctTCATTAGttggtttttatttttcttttgtagGAATTTTTGGGATGTTGGGTGAGTGCATATGCATAAAAAAATACTATGAAATGTGTCTGAAAATTACactattactccctccgttcctaaatataagtctttctagagatttcaacagtgactacatatggagcaaaatgagtggaTCTGCACTCTAAactatgtctacatacatccgtatgttgtagtccatttgatgtctaaaaagacttatatttaggaatggatgGAGTACATGATTGTTGTTTGTATACTACAAAAGTGCAATTTTGTAAAAGTTTTTTTCATTTTTTAATTATGTTTCTGTTTAAAAAGTAATTATTTTGGTTGTATTTATTTTTAATTGATAATTCACTATTCCTTATAAAATTTATTATTTTGGTTTTGATTTATTTACTATATTATTTCCTTTCTCCTTtaagggtaataccaatgccactaattaATTCCTTCGTAGGAAATGTTTTTGTGAAGAATCCATTATTATTATAATTGCATATTTTAAAAGGTGTAATTTTTGTGTATATT belongs to Triticum urartu cultivar G1812 chromosome 7, Tu2.1, whole genome shotgun sequence and includes:
- the LOC125519037 gene encoding flavone O-methyltransferase 1 → MGSTAADMAASADEEACMYALQLVSSSILPMTLKNAIELGLLETLVAAGGKLLTPAEVAAKLPSTANPAAADMVDRMLRLLASYNVVSCTMEEGKDGRLSRRYGAAPVCKFLTPNEDGVSMAALALMNQDKVLMESWYYLKDAVLDGGIPFNKAYGMSAFEYHGTDPRFNRVFNEGMKNHSIIITKKLLEVYKGFEGLGTIVDVGGGVGATVGAIVAAYPAIKGINFDLPHVISEAPPFPGVTHVGGDMFQKVPSGDAILMKWILHDWSDEHCATLLKNCYDALPAHGKVVLVECILPVNPEATPKAQGVFHVDMIMLAHNPGGRERYEREFEALAKGAGFAAIKTTYIYANAFAIEFTK